A genomic window from Fusarium oxysporum Fo47 chromosome X, complete sequence includes:
- a CDS encoding cytochrome P450, whose translation MTSLNIPAVAASLVLLLAFYERIIKPAFLSPLAKIPAPHWSCHVAPFWLWWAKLTHQENKLVYKNHMAKGKALRLSPGLVSLNCFEGGLKQVYLGGFPKTEFYTRGFINYNTENIFTFQDNGTHSARKRIISGTFSKSFILADSTSQASMKKILFGRLLPVFSRAADSKKPLEVLELFYSYSMDSFITWQFGSTLSSNLIEDEKERRLYLDGFFAAAPYTFWQYEFPRLNNWLKTIGLIPKKVDSGFHDIEQWNLEKCDKAQELIAQGEENLSDADKPVVMSLALKAMSDPHAKPGQYPQRLEIASDMFAHNSAAHETSGNTLTFCFYELSKRPELQAKLREELLTLDPPLYFPPPAEGEWVVPAPKAIDKLPLLEAVILESLRLYPSVPGGQPRRVPKPSSLGGHDNIPAGTTVQCYAYSLHRTPEIFPEPDQWKPERWINSSPEHLATMRRWFWAFGSGGRMCIGSNFAYFSMKNVVASVYTNFTTTLHDHGSMELEDAYLAGPVGHRLALKFGYIRKM comes from the exons ATGACTTCACTCAATATCCCCGCGGTTGCTGCCAGCCTGGTGCTTCTGCTAGCTTTTTACGAGAGAATAATCAAGCCCGCGTTCCTATCTCCACTCGCCAAGATCCCGGCGCCGCATTGGAGCTGCCATGTTGCTCCCTTTTGGCTGTGGTGGGCAAAGCTCACTCACCAGGAGAACAAGCTGGTCTATAAAAATCACATGGCTAAGGGGAAGGCTCTTAGACTCTCGCCAGGTTTAGTCAGCCTCAATTGCTTCGAAGGCGGCTTAAAGCAGGTCTACTTGGGGGGCTTCCCTAAGACTGAGTTTTATACGCGAGGATTCATCAATTACAA TACGGAAAACATTTTCACTTTCCAAGACAATGGAACCCACTCTGCCCGCAAACGAATCATCTCCGGTACTTTCTCTAAATCTTTTATCCTTGCCGATAGTACAAGTCAAGCTTCTATGAAGAAAATCTTGTTCGGGAGGCTTTTGCCTGTATTCAGCCGTGCAGCTGACAGCAAGAAGCCATTGGAAGTGCTCGAGCTATTCTACTCGTACTCAATGGACTCATTCATCACCTGGCAGTTTGGAAGCACGCTGAGCAGCAATCTGATTGAAGACGAAAAGGAGAGACGGCTATATCTGGATGGATTCTTTGCTGCCGCACCATATACGTTCTGGCAATACGAGTTCCCAAGACTGAACAACTGGCTCAAGACAATTGGCCTTATTCCGAAAAAGGTCGACAGTGGCTTCCACGACATCGAACAGTGGAACCTTGAGAAGTGTGACAAAGCGCAGGAACTCATTGCACAAGGCGAAGAGAACTTGTCAGATGCGGATAAGCCCGTCGTTATGTCTCTTGCACTCAAGGCCATGAGCGATCCTCATGCCAAGCCTGGTCAATATCCTCAACGCCTAGAAATCGCCAGTGACATGTTTGCACACAACTCGGCAGCCCATGAAACCAGTGGCAACACTCTGACATTTTGCTTTTACGAGCTATCCAAGAGACCAGAACTTCAGGCAAAGCTGCGAGAAGAGTTGCTCACCCTCGATCCGCCACTGTACTTCCCGCCACCGGCCGAAGGAGAATGGGTAGTGCCTGCACCGAAGGCCATCGACAAACTTCCGCTACTAGAGGCTGTCATATTAGAATCTCTCCGCCTCTACCCATCTGTCCCAGGTGGTCAGCCCCGTCGCGTCCCAAAGCCCAGCTCGCTAGGAGGTCACGACAACATTCCAGCCGGCACTACCGTTCAGTGTTATGCGTACTCATTGCATCGCACGCCCGAGATCTTTCCCGAGCCAGACCAGTGGAAGCCAGAGCGGTGGATCAATTCATCACCTGAGCATCTCGCCACCATGCGCCGATGGTTTTGGGCATTTGGAAGCGGAGGCCGCATGTGCATCGGAAGCAATTTTGCATATTTCT CCATGAAGAATGTCGTTGCAAGCGTGTACACTAACTTCACGACAACGCTGCATGACCATGGAAGTATGGAATTGGAAGATGCCTACCTCGCAGGACCTGTAGGCCATAGATTGGCGCTCAAGTTCGGGTATATTAGGAAGATGTAA
- a CDS encoding aldehyde dehydrogenase domain-containing protein has protein sequence MVTNLFQTLTAPNGRSVEQPLGLFINNEWREAKSGEKITVVSPIDEQEIVKVHAGGEQDIDDAVKAARAAFRGPWSRISPTERGELMRKLADLAEELTDTFASIDTWNNGKRFSSAQGDVCELTGVLRYYAGFADKISGQVISTNDNKFAYTNRQPIGVCGQIIPWNYPLGMAAWKLGPALAAGNTIVLKPAEQTPLSVLLFATLIEKAGFPPGVINIVNGFGRTAGASLAGHIDVDKIAFTGSTNTGREIMKLAATNLKEITLETGGKSPLIVFEDAELENAVKWAHYGIMANQGQICTATSRLLIHEKIYPKFIELFVEQVKKTSVVGDPYAAGTFQGPQVTKAQYERVLSYIEQGKQEGATLSFGGKPYKGVNGKGFFIEPTVFTDVKDHMKIYREEVFGPLAAISSFSTEDEAIERANDSFYGLGAAIFTENITRAHAIVKRIDAGMVWVNSSNDSDFRIPFGGVKQSGIGRELGESGILAYTSVKAVHVNLGNRL, from the exons ATGGTTACAAACCTCTTCCAGACCCTTACGGCCCCGAATGGACGCTCAGTCGAGCAGCCTCTGGGTCTgttcatcaacaacgaatGGCGCGAGGCAAAGTCTGGCGAAAAGATCACAGTCGTAAGCCCCAT AGACGAGCAAGAAATCGTCAAGGTCCATGCCGGTGGCGAGCAAGACATTGACGATGCTGTGAAAGCAGCCCGCGCAGCTTTCCGAGGGCCATGGTCAAGAATTAGCCCGACAGAGCGTGGCGAGCTCATGCGAAAGCTGGCCGACCTGGCTGAAGAGTTGACAGACACGTTTGCTTCGATCGATACCTGGAATAATG GGAAGCGTTTTTCGTCGGCCCAAGGAGACGTTTGCGAGTTGACAGGAGTGCTTCGCTATTATGCCGGGTTCGCCGATAAGATTTCAGGCCAAG TTATTTCTACCAACGATAACAAATTCGCGTATACGAACCGACAACCGATTGGCGTCTGTGGCCAGATCATTCCCTGGAACTATCCATTGGGAATGGCAGCTTGGAAGCTCGGCCCGGCGCTGGCTGCTGGCAACACAATTGTGCTCAAGCCTGCCGAACAAACCCCTCTATCTGTCCTGCTATTTGCCACTCTTATTGAAAAGGCCGGTTTCCCACCTGGCGTAATCAATATCGTCAATGGATTTGGTCGCACAGCTGGAGCAAGCCTAGCTGGACACATCGACGTGGATAAGATTGCCTTTACAGGGTCTACAAACACAGGTCGCGAGATCATGAAACTGGCAGCTACCAATTTAAAAGAAATCACCCTCGAGACGGGTGGAAAGTCACCCCTTATCGTTTTTGAAGAtgccgagcttgagaatgcCGTCAAGTGGGCTCATTATGGCATTATGGCCAACCAGGGACAAATCTGCACAGCTACAAGCAGACTCCTTATCCACGAAAAGATTTATCCCAAGTTTATTGAGCTCTTTGTCGAACAGGTCAAGAAGACCTCTGTCGTCGGCGACCCTTATGCTGCTGGAACCTTCCAAGGCCCTCAGGTCACCAAGGCCCAGTACGAACGTGTCTTATCGTACATTGAGCAAGGCAAGCAGGAAGGTGCCACGTTGAGCTTCGGCGGCAAACCTTATAAGGGTGTCAATGGAAAGGGCTTTTTTATCGAGCCTACTGTCTTCACTGATGTCAAGGACCACATGAAGATTTACCGTGAAGAAGTCTTTGGCCCGCTCGCCGCCATCAGCTCCTTCTCGACCGAAGATGAGGCAATTGAGAGAGCCAACGATAGCTTCTACGGCTTGGGGGCTGCGATTTTCACAGAGAATATTACTCGAGCCCATGCAATTGTCAAGAGGATAGATGCAGGAA TGGTCTGGGTCAACAGTAGCAACGACTCAGACTTCCGAATTCCATTTGGTGGTGTGAAGCAGTCAGGCATCGGGCGAGAGTTGGGAGAGTCGGGTATTCTGGCATACACATCTGTCAAGGCTGTTCATGTGAACCTGGGAAACCGTCTCTAG
- a CDS encoding cycloalkanone monooxygenase — protein MGSLPETLEVDALVVGAGVGGIYSTYKLTKAGLNIQCIDMASDVGGTWFWNTYPGAMSDTETYLYRYSWDKEDLRTYPWSQHYVYQPEILNYLRHVVKKHDLRKCMRFSTEMESASWDDKDGKWIISCSGDLVIKTRYLVNCLGLLSKPNYPDIPGISSFAGDIVHTAKWDDKLKLEGRRVGIIGNGSTGVQVMTAIAPKVGRLVSFQRHPQYSVPSGQGQIPDGYREKINENYDEIWRDVWSSSTAFGVPESTRKTMEVTPEERRQAFQEVWDKGNGFRFMFSAFGDITTNLDANEEACNFIRSKIDEIVKDPKKAKALKPCDLYARRPLCDSGYYQIFNRDNVDIVDLRETPIQEIVPEGIKTKDGEVHKLDALIFATGFDAIEGNYLRIKITGRNGRSIKKHWENGSTAYGAIACSGFPNMFIVSGPQGAFANFPVVIESEIDLITECILHAEKNKQNHVMEVSHKAEQQWSDLCDQLVEGSLFKTTASWIFGANVEGRKSSTKFYFGGLNRYREWAQKEIKEGFPGFAGS, from the coding sequence ATGGGATCCTTGCCTGAAACCCTCGAGGTCGATGCTCTCGTCGTCGGTGCCGGAGTTGGAGGCATCTACTCGACCTACAAGCTTACTAAGGCGGGGCTTAACATACAATGTATTGACATGGCTAGTGATGTCGGTGGTACGTGGTTCTGGAACACCTATCCTGGCGCCATGAGTGACACAGAAACCTACCTGTATCGTTATTCGTGGGACAAGGAAGATCTACGAACTTACCCATGGTCGCAACATTATGTCTACCAGCCTGAGATTCTCAACTACCTGCGACACGTCGTAAAGAAACACGATCTTCGGAAATGCATGCGCTTTTCGACCGAGATGGAGTCAGCGTCTTGGGATGACAAAGACGGCAAATGGATCATCTCATGCTCAGGCGATCTGGTCATCAAGACCCGCTACTTGGTGAACTGCCTGGGGCTCCTGTCGAAGCCCAACTACCCTGACATCCCCGGTATCTCTTCCTTTGCCGGCGACATCGTCCACACAGCGAAGTGGGATGACAAATTGAAGTTGGAGGGGCGAAGAGTCGGTATTATCGGCAATGGGTCAACGGGTGTTCAGGTCATGACGGCGATAGCTCCCAAGGTTGGTCGTCTTGTCTCGTTCCAACGCCATCCACAATATTCGGTCCCTAGTGGCCAAGGCCAGATTCCTGACGGATACCGTGAAAAGATTAACGAAAACTACGATGAGATCTGGCGAGACGTATGGTCCTCATCAACCGCTTTCGGTGTACCTGAGAGCACGCGGAAGACAATGGAGGTCACACCTGAAGAACGTCGTCAAGCGTTCCAGGAAGTCTGGGATAAGGGCAACGGCTTCCGCTTCATGTTCAGTGCTTTTGGCGACATCACGACAAACCTCGACGCGAACGAGGAAGCGTGCAACTTCATCCGCAGCAAGATTGACGAAATTGTCAAGGAtcccaagaaggccaaggcgcTGAAGCCATGCGATCTTTACGCCCGACGGCCTCTTTGCGACTCAGGTTATTATCAAATCTTCAACCGCGACAACGTGGATATCGTGGATCTTCGAGAGACACCTATTCAAGAAATTGTACCGGAGGgtatcaagaccaaggacGGCGAAGTGCATAAACTCGACGCCTTGATCTTTGCCACCGGCTTCGACGCAATTGAAGGCAATTACCTGCGTATCAAGATAACAGGGCGAAACGGAAGGTCTATCAAGAAACACTGGGAGAATGGCTCAACAGCCTATGGCGCAATCGCGTGCTCTGGCTTCCCCAACATGTTCATCGTGTCTGGGCCACAGGGAGCGTTTGCTAATTTCCCCGTTGTCATTGAAAGCGAGATTGACCTTATCACCGAGTGCATTCTacatgctgagaagaacaagcagAATCACGTCATGGAGGTTTCACACAAAGCGGAGCAGCAGTGGAGCGATCTCTGTGATCAGCTGGTAGAGGGCTCACTGTTCAAGACAACTGCCAGCTGGATCTTTGGGGCGAATGTTGAGGGGCGCAAGTCAAGTACAAAGTTTTACTTTGGCGGTCTCAATCGCTACCGGGAGTGGGCACAGAAGGAGATTAAGGAAGGGTTTCCCGGTTTTGCTGGTTCTTGA